A window from Corynebacterium urealyticum DSM 7109 encodes these proteins:
- a CDS encoding GtrA family protein has translation MTSKRPEQSVTSDARGEMDGMAANDAAANGAVGAGVSGAEVTANGAVGAEAGEGDVVVKDNIGLNQQIFRFILTGGLSAIVDFGSTAIFTFLFGFSDTVAKTIGFILGTLTAYMINRRWTFNAAPSTKRFVITMITYALTFVVQVGLYKPLLIPLLESQTAFSPLVVRLISFVIAQGTATVLNFLIQRFVIFRN, from the coding sequence GTGACCAGCAAGCGGCCAGAACAGTCCGTGACCAGCGACGCGCGCGGTGAGATGGACGGCATGGCGGCGAACGATGCGGCGGCAAACGGTGCGGTGGGCGCTGGGGTGTCGGGCGCTGAAGTGACGGCGAACGGTGCGGTTGGCGCCGAGGCCGGAGAGGGTGACGTCGTCGTGAAGGACAACATCGGACTGAACCAACAGATCTTCCGCTTCATCCTGACCGGCGGGCTGTCCGCGATCGTGGACTTCGGCTCCACCGCGATCTTCACGTTCCTGTTCGGTTTCAGTGACACCGTGGCGAAGACCATCGGCTTCATCCTGGGCACGCTCACGGCGTACATGATCAACCGGCGCTGGACCTTCAACGCTGCGCCCTCGACCAAGCGCTTCGTGATCACGATGATTACTTATGCGCTGACCTTTGTGGTGCAGGTCGGCCTGTACAAACCGTTGTTAATCCCCCTGCTGGAGAGCCAGACGGCTTTTTCGCCGCTGGTCGTGCGCCTGATCTCCTTCGTGATCGCGCAGGGCACCGCCACGGTGCTGAACTTCCTGATCCAGCGCTTCGTGATCTTCCGCAACTAG
- a CDS encoding GtrA family protein has protein sequence MPETPNDHTKLQPRTAAKPTPAGRLARSKAIARQFVRFGLVGASGFVVNQVVFVLAKKFFDRGFGIDDLEVLFQLLNTQWNMRWYHLFSVLAFLVANVWNFVLNRYWTFKGHHKQPWWIQLPQFMAVGVFGLLITLAVSTLVVHTNSPIGLPEDIFDNSTGLRTRSYWGNFIGVIVAVPANFLFNKLWTFRNKGPKGAGGSEGHAANAAPKTETKEPK, from the coding sequence GTGCCAGAGACTCCCAACGACCACACCAAGCTGCAGCCGCGCACGGCCGCGAAGCCTACGCCCGCGGGGCGTTTGGCTCGCTCCAAGGCCATCGCGCGGCAGTTTGTGCGTTTCGGCCTCGTCGGCGCCAGCGGCTTCGTGGTCAACCAGGTGGTCTTCGTGCTGGCGAAGAAGTTCTTCGACCGGGGCTTTGGAATCGACGATCTCGAAGTGCTTTTCCAGCTGCTCAACACCCAGTGGAATATGCGCTGGTACCACCTGTTTTCGGTGCTGGCTTTTCTCGTGGCGAATGTGTGGAACTTTGTGCTCAATCGCTACTGGACCTTCAAGGGCCACCACAAGCAGCCCTGGTGGATCCAGTTGCCGCAGTTCATGGCCGTGGGGGTTTTCGGGCTGCTGATCACACTCGCGGTGTCCACGCTGGTGGTGCACACGAACTCGCCGATCGGGCTGCCGGAGGACATCTTCGATAACTCCACCGGCCTGCGCACCCGCTCCTACTGGGGTAACTTCATCGGCGTGATCGTGGCGGTGCCTGCGAACTTCCTCTTCAATAAGCTCTGGACGTTCCGCAACAAGGGGCCGAAGGGTGCGGGTGGCTCGGAAGGCCACGCCGCGAACGCCGCCCCTAAGACCGAAACCAAGGAGCCCAAGTGA
- a CDS encoding FAD-binding oxidoreductase: protein MSIHTTTKTLTGWGRTQATTAEVLSTPDVETIAKAVAQVADDNADKPSHLKRGVIARGMGRSYGDPTNNAGGLVIDMRELNKIHDIDPDTAIVDVDAGVTLDQLMKAALPYGLWVPVLPGTRQVTIGGAIGPDIHGKNHHSAGSFGDHVLSMELLVADGRVLHLEPEGTPDDPKGELFWATVGGMGLTGIILRARIEMTRTETAYFIADGDLTHSLDETIEFHSDGSERNYTYSSAWFDAISGGSKLGRAAISRGSLATLDQLKELSPKLAKDPLKFNAPQLMTVPDIFPNFTMNKLSMIAIGELWWLKSGEYRNQVQNLTQFYQPLDLIGEWNRGYGSKGFLQYQFVVPTEAVEPFKQIIKDIQASGHYSALNVFKLFGEGNRAPLSYPMPGWNVCVDFPIKPGLGKFLDDLDRRVMEFGGRLYLAKESRTSAENFHKMYPGMEGWLKTRHNIDPTGVFASDMSRRLELH from the coding sequence ATGAGCATCCATACAACTACAAAGACCCTGACCGGTTGGGGCCGCACTCAGGCCACCACGGCAGAGGTGCTGTCCACGCCAGATGTGGAGACCATCGCGAAGGCCGTGGCCCAGGTCGCGGACGATAATGCGGATAAGCCCAGCCACCTGAAGCGCGGCGTCATCGCCCGCGGCATGGGCCGCAGCTACGGCGACCCGACCAACAACGCCGGCGGTCTCGTCATCGATATGCGGGAGCTCAACAAGATCCACGACATCGACCCGGACACGGCGATCGTGGACGTTGATGCCGGGGTGACGCTCGACCAGCTGATGAAAGCCGCCCTGCCCTACGGCCTGTGGGTCCCCGTCCTGCCGGGCACCCGCCAGGTCACCATCGGTGGCGCGATCGGGCCGGATATTCACGGCAAAAACCACCACTCCGCGGGTTCCTTCGGCGACCACGTCCTGTCCATGGAGCTGCTCGTCGCCGACGGCCGCGTCCTGCACCTGGAGCCAGAGGGCACCCCGGATGACCCGAAGGGTGAGCTGTTCTGGGCCACCGTCGGAGGCATGGGCCTGACCGGCATCATCCTGCGTGCCCGCATCGAGATGACGCGCACGGAGACCGCCTACTTCATCGCGGATGGCGACCTGACCCACTCTCTCGACGAGACCATCGAGTTCCACTCCGATGGTTCCGAGCGCAACTACACGTATTCTTCCGCCTGGTTCGACGCGATTTCGGGTGGCTCCAAGCTGGGGCGTGCGGCGATCTCCCGTGGCTCGCTGGCAACGCTGGACCAGCTCAAGGAGCTGTCGCCGAAGTTGGCGAAGGACCCGTTGAAGTTCAACGCCCCGCAGCTGATGACCGTTCCGGATATCTTCCCGAACTTCACGATGAACAAGCTGTCCATGATCGCCATCGGCGAGCTGTGGTGGCTGAAGTCCGGCGAGTACCGCAACCAAGTGCAGAACCTGACGCAGTTCTACCAGCCGCTGGATCTCATCGGCGAGTGGAACCGCGGCTACGGTTCCAAGGGCTTCCTGCAGTACCAGTTCGTCGTCCCGACGGAGGCAGTGGAGCCGTTCAAGCAGATCATCAAGGATATCCAGGCCTCCGGCCACTACTCCGCGCTGAATGTCTTCAAGCTCTTCGGTGAGGGCAACCGCGCACCGCTGAGCTACCCGATGCCGGGTTGGAACGTCTGTGTGGACTTCCCGATTAAGCCTGGCCTCGGCAAGTTCCTGGACGACCTGGATCGCCGCGTCATGGAGTTCGGCGGCCGCCTGTACCTGGCGAAGGAGTCCCGCACCTCCGCGGAGAACTTCCACAAGATGTACCCAGGCATGGAGGGCTGGCTGAAGACCCGCCACAACATCGACCCGACGGGCGTATTCGCATCCGATATGTCCCGCCGCCTCGAGCTGCACTAA
- a CDS encoding phage holin family protein produces the protein MRCALDVVVTAVALWLVTLVIPGVSVMGGIGAFIWAALVFMFVNAFIAPVVRLLSLPLRILTLGLFSLIVNALLFSLVGWISSGIGNGLVVSGFWAAFFGAIFMAIATWIVEGTLKAIGIGSAL, from the coding sequence ATGCGTTGTGCACTCGACGTTGTGGTTACGGCCGTCGCGCTGTGGCTGGTCACCCTGGTTATTCCTGGAGTGTCAGTGATGGGCGGTATCGGCGCCTTTATTTGGGCCGCACTGGTGTTCATGTTCGTCAACGCCTTCATCGCCCCGGTCGTGCGGCTGCTGAGCCTGCCGCTGCGGATCCTCACCCTGGGGTTGTTCTCGCTGATCGTGAACGCGCTGCTGTTCTCGCTGGTCGGTTGGATCTCTAGCGGCATCGGCAACGGCCTGGTGGTCAGTGGCTTCTGGGCGGCGTTCTTCGGCGCGATCTTCATGGCCATCGCCACCTGGATCGTGGAGGGCACGCTCAAGGCGATTGGCATCGGTTCCGCCCTCTAA
- a CDS encoding glycosyltransferase family 2 protein, whose translation MKRALRGLKNAATSTIARITGSQGTINTTAHASGRTTTAGPRASAHHTGPHTQHNPAADHTAPNPGRYAIDPRGTIAAVIVTHNRVDLLERSLDMVAKQTRRPDWVIVVDNGADPEVETLVHAKLGGEPQSRRASAEIAARRFAEIQTVGAAITKASEEVPDGAAANDNDDATPSTSASSSPSAASGDVPQRRPRPMYLPSRTNLGGAGGFALGFLAALALGADSIWCADDDGRPADENVLATLLDVAEREQLAQVSPLVTNINNPDRLAFPLRQGLTWRRRVSELEGDFLPGIASLFNGALISARAMEIIGVPDYRLFIRGDEVEYHRRIVRSGLRFGTSLTCAYAHPDGSEEFKPILGGRMHTQYPDGQFKRYFTYRNRGYLMSQPGMRRLLPQEYARFAWFFLVQRKDVAGFREWLQLHTLGRQERFERPE comes from the coding sequence ATGAAACGCGCGCTCCGAGGACTCAAAAACGCTGCCACCAGCACTATCGCCCGCATCACCGGCTCCCAGGGCACCATCAACACGACCGCCCACGCCTCGGGACGCACCACCACCGCCGGCCCCCGTGCCTCGGCGCACCACACCGGCCCGCACACCCAGCACAACCCAGCCGCAGACCACACGGCACCCAACCCGGGGCGCTATGCCATCGACCCACGCGGCACCATCGCCGCCGTGATCGTCACCCATAACCGCGTTGACCTGTTGGAACGCAGCCTCGACATGGTGGCCAAGCAGACCCGTCGTCCCGACTGGGTCATCGTCGTGGACAACGGCGCCGACCCCGAGGTAGAAACCCTGGTCCACGCAAAGCTCGGCGGGGAGCCGCAGTCCCGTCGCGCGTCCGCGGAGATCGCCGCCCGCCGTTTCGCGGAGATCCAGACCGTCGGGGCGGCGATCACCAAGGCATCCGAGGAAGTTCCCGACGGCGCCGCTGCCAACGACAACGACGACGCCACCCCGTCGACGTCCGCGTCCAGCTCCCCCTCCGCCGCTTCGGGCGACGTCCCCCAGCGACGTCCCCGCCCGATGTACCTGCCCAGCCGCACGAACCTGGGCGGCGCGGGCGGCTTCGCCCTCGGCTTCCTCGCAGCACTCGCCCTGGGCGCGGACTCCATCTGGTGCGCCGACGACGACGGCCGCCCGGCCGATGAGAACGTCCTCGCCACTCTGCTGGACGTCGCCGAGCGCGAGCAGCTCGCGCAGGTATCTCCGCTGGTCACGAACATCAATAACCCGGATCGCCTGGCCTTCCCGCTGCGCCAGGGGCTGACGTGGCGCCGCCGCGTCTCCGAGTTGGAGGGGGACTTCCTCCCTGGCATCGCGAGCCTCTTCAACGGCGCGTTGATCTCCGCCCGTGCAATGGAGATCATCGGTGTGCCGGATTATCGGCTGTTCATCCGCGGCGACGAGGTCGAGTACCACCGCCGCATCGTCCGCAGCGGTCTGCGCTTCGGCACGAGCCTGACCTGCGCTTATGCACACCCGGATGGCTCGGAGGAGTTCAAGCCGATCCTCGGCGGACGCATGCACACGCAGTACCCGGACGGCCAGTTCAAGCGCTACTTCACGTACCGCAACCGCGGTTACCTCATGTCGCAGCCGGGCATGCGGCGGTTGCTGCCACAGGAGTACGCGCGCTTCGCGTGGTTCTTCCTGGTTCAGCGCAAGGACGTCGCCGGCTTCCGCGAGTGGCTCCAGCTGCACACCTTGGGCCGCCAGGAGCGCTTCGAGCGCCCAGAGTAG
- a CDS encoding ABC transporter permease, whose translation MTDLSRITATHDGDIPASRSQTFAAAWDDLTRGFQQRELWLALGWQDIKQRYRRSVLGPLWITIATGVMAAALGLLYSQLFGIDVAVFLPHVAVGLIMWGFIAGCIKEGAEVFISNEGLIKQLPSALSVHVYRLVWRQFLFLLHNLVIWLALLAIFRIPVGWEVLLAVPGLALLIINGVWVTMFFGIVATRFRDVAPLLDSLVQLAFYMTPIVWTAQTLTDQGGAVAERAALAKLNPLYHYLEIVRGPMINVPVEASSWYIVIAMTVVGLGLALLAMRKWRFRVSYWV comes from the coding sequence ATGACAGACCTCAGCAGGATCACCGCAACCCACGACGGCGACATCCCAGCCTCGCGCTCGCAAACCTTCGCCGCCGCCTGGGACGATCTCACACGCGGCTTCCAGCAGCGTGAGCTCTGGCTCGCCCTCGGCTGGCAGGACATCAAGCAGCGCTACCGGCGCTCGGTTCTGGGCCCACTGTGGATCACCATCGCCACCGGTGTGATGGCCGCCGCCCTGGGTCTGCTGTACTCCCAGCTCTTCGGCATCGACGTGGCCGTTTTCCTGCCGCACGTTGCCGTCGGCCTGATCATGTGGGGCTTCATCGCCGGCTGCATCAAGGAAGGCGCAGAGGTCTTCATCTCCAACGAAGGCCTGATCAAGCAACTGCCTTCCGCGCTATCCGTGCATGTCTACCGGCTCGTGTGGCGGCAGTTCCTCTTCCTGCTGCACAACCTCGTGATCTGGCTGGCGCTGCTCGCGATCTTCCGCATCCCGGTCGGGTGGGAGGTGCTCCTGGCAGTGCCGGGGCTCGCGCTGCTCATCATCAACGGCGTGTGGGTAACCATGTTCTTCGGTATCGTCGCGACCCGTTTCCGCGACGTCGCCCCGTTGCTCGACTCCCTCGTCCAGCTGGCCTTTTATATGACGCCAATCGTGTGGACCGCACAAACCCTCACCGATCAGGGTGGTGCGGTCGCCGAGCGGGCAGCGCTGGCCAAGCTCAACCCGCTCTACCACTACCTGGAGATCGTGCGCGGGCCGATGATCAACGTGCCAGTCGAGGCGTCCTCCTGGTACATCGTTATCGCCATGACCGTGGTGGGTCTAGGCCTTGCCCTGTTGGCCATGCGGAAGTGGCGTTTCCGCGTGAGCTACTGGGTGTAA
- a CDS encoding aminotransferase class V-fold PLP-dependent enzyme, with product MNAATDPQLPERVSGAVSRAFRSAPLAAPIEETHGEHSRAASPGTRIGESHIKSARVAIADLVGARPEHVILGSSRKQLINQLAESMSHRLRLGRQVVLSRVDDGANIDPWLRAADLYGADVRWAEADLSTGVLPAWQYTELVSPETAVVAVAAANEHVGTVTDVAAIGRTVHAKSDGIFVVDANAIAPFHLIDIADLGADVLAFDVATIGGPSIGALVFRSVELMGELFPHPPRQSRARSAARFGAHKDVNPGSGGLALRGAVHPSVERAREWLELGGLSEGLLGGVSAAVDHLADLASDAEGDSLRGTRRRRLRGALPLAEDYVHALARMVVDGLHGLPGAHVIGLEGEYEEHFDYDSVERIPRLSFFIDGVPAEAVHDRLFAQGVVTSVIPPGDSELLAQMGVFESSTGAVCVGLSVHNTVGDVNRLLRAVASLR from the coding sequence ATGAACGCAGCGACGGACCCGCAGCTACCCGAGCGCGTCTCTGGTGCGGTCTCGCGCGCCTTCCGTTCTGCCCCGCTGGCCGCCCCGATTGAGGAAACCCACGGGGAGCACAGCCGTGCCGCTAGCCCGGGCACGCGCATCGGCGAAAGCCACATCAAATCCGCTCGCGTCGCGATCGCTGACCTGGTCGGTGCCCGCCCGGAGCATGTGATCCTGGGCAGCTCGCGCAAGCAGTTGATCAACCAGCTCGCGGAGAGCATGTCTCACCGCCTGCGCTTGGGCCGCCAGGTCGTCCTCTCCCGCGTAGATGACGGCGCGAACATCGACCCGTGGCTGCGCGCCGCCGACCTGTACGGCGCTGACGTCCGCTGGGCGGAGGCCGACCTGTCGACGGGTGTCCTTCCCGCCTGGCAGTACACGGAGCTGGTGAGCCCGGAGACCGCGGTCGTCGCGGTGGCTGCGGCGAATGAACACGTCGGCACGGTCACAGACGTCGCCGCGATCGGACGTACGGTGCACGCGAAGTCGGACGGCATCTTCGTCGTCGACGCGAACGCCATCGCCCCGTTCCACCTGATCGATATCGCTGACCTGGGGGCGGACGTCCTAGCATTCGACGTCGCGACGATCGGCGGCCCGTCGATCGGTGCGCTGGTCTTCCGCTCGGTGGAGCTGATGGGGGAGCTGTTCCCTCACCCGCCGCGCCAGTCCCGTGCCCGCTCGGCGGCCCGTTTCGGTGCTCATAAGGACGTCAACCCCGGCTCAGGTGGGCTCGCGCTGCGCGGTGCGGTGCACCCGTCGGTGGAGCGTGCCCGCGAGTGGCTGGAGCTGGGCGGATTGAGCGAGGGTCTGCTCGGAGGTGTTTCCGCAGCGGTGGATCACCTGGCGGACCTAGCGTCCGATGCGGAGGGTGACTCCCTGCGGGGGACGCGTCGACGTCGCCTGCGTGGCGCGCTTCCCCTGGCGGAGGACTATGTGCACGCGCTGGCCCGGATGGTGGTTGATGGGCTGCACGGCCTGCCGGGCGCGCATGTCATCGGCCTGGAGGGGGAGTACGAGGAGCACTTCGACTACGACTCGGTGGAGCGCATCCCTCGCTTGAGCTTCTTCATCGACGGGGTGCCGGCGGAGGCGGTGCACGACCGCTTGTTCGCGCAGGGTGTAGTCACCAGCGTGATTCCTCCGGGTGATTCGGAGTTGCTGGCGCAGATGGGTGTTTTCGAGTCCAGCACGGGGGCGGTGTGTGTGGGGCTGAGCGTGCACAACACGGTGGGCGATGTGAACCGCCTGCTCCGCGCGGTCGCGAGCCTGCGCTAG
- a CDS encoding DUF559 domain-containing protein, translated as MRKRFAPIREVDELLPELPVAPIYMAATQFLKDVSLQKCAWNVRPLGLLNHTEIRVIQAADALCTFTRKTPELLLASMDEFLPASVRVKRLMLKYCELGADSPPETWVRLLLKPLIPDLETQLKVVDERGPVATADLGSRSLRIMIFYDGSYHSAPDQREWDTEVNSRLTAAGYAVLRLSAQSMRKSDDIVARVQALVNRGSRARS; from the coding sequence GTGCGTAAGCGGTTCGCCCCTATCCGCGAGGTTGATGAGCTCTTGCCAGAATTGCCGGTTGCTCCGATATACATGGCGGCAACCCAGTTCCTCAAAGATGTCTCGCTGCAGAAGTGCGCATGGAATGTGCGGCCATTAGGGTTGTTGAACCACACTGAGATCCGGGTCATTCAGGCTGCAGACGCCCTGTGCACCTTCACACGCAAGACTCCGGAACTGCTGCTGGCCAGCATGGATGAGTTCCTGCCGGCATCGGTGCGCGTCAAACGTTTGATGCTCAAATATTGCGAGCTCGGAGCGGACTCTCCGCCAGAGACCTGGGTGCGCCTGCTGCTCAAACCCTTGATCCCGGACCTTGAAACACAACTCAAAGTGGTCGATGAGCGTGGCCCTGTTGCCACCGCGGATCTCGGCTCTCGCTCGCTGCGGATCATGATTTTTTATGACGGCTCGTACCACTCCGCACCCGATCAGCGAGAGTGGGACACCGAGGTGAACTCGCGCCTCACTGCTGCGGGCTATGCAGTGTTGCGGCTCAGCGCCCAGAGTATGAGGAAGTCAGATGACATTGTGGCGAGGGTGCAGGCCCTAGTGAATCGGGGCTCGCGCGCCAGAAGCTAG